The genomic region GTAATGCTATACAAAAATGACAAAAGTGTTATTAATTTAGGGAAAGAATATAATTTACCAAAACCAACTATTTATAGTTGAATTAAAAATTATAATAATTCTGGGTCATTTAAAGCAAAAGATAATCGCACTGTCGAAGAAAATGAATTAATTTACTTGCGAAAAGAAAACCAACAATTACGAATGGAAAATGACATTTTAAAGCAAGCAGCACTGATAATCGGGAAAAAATAACAATAATTAATAACAACAAAAATAAATATTCAGTGAGGAAAATATGTAAGATTTTAGGTTTACTAAAATCAACATATTATTATCAAACCTGAATTGTAAATATAAATGGGACAGTTTTTTAAAATAATTGTATTAAATCTATTGGTCTTTTATAAGATAATGATTTTCTGGGTGTAGAATTAATTTGAAATGCTATAGAATTTAAGTCTTTTTGTTTATATGAAGATAAATCAGTAGATTTTGGTAAATATCTTCTTAAAATACCATTATTGTTCTCATTTAAACCTCTTTGACAAGGTTTGCCGGCATCTGCAAAATAAATTTTAACATTACAATTTTTTTCAATTAATTTTCATTTACTAAATTCTTTACCACGATCAAAAGTAATAGTTTTAATTGTTCCTGGTATTAATTTTGAAATAAATTTTATTATACTTTGTGTAATACTTTCTGCTTTATGATTTTTAGTTTTCAAAGGAATTGTGGTTTTTGATCATATATCAGCTAAAGTAATAATAGAACTTTTATGATCTTTACCAACGATAGTATCTCCCTCTAAATGGCCAAATTCTTGTATATTTTTAATATTTGGAATGATTAAATTTCTTTCATGAATAGATTTACAATTATTAATTCTGCCCCTAGTTTCTTTTTGTTTATGAGGTTTATTTTTGCCTTTTCTCAATAAATTTTTTTCATCAAAACCCATTCGATTTGTTTTAAACATGTTATATAAAGTTTTTGTTGAAATATTTTTTATTTTATTTTTCTTTAAAAAATCAGCAATTATATCAAGAGCATAATTTTTAGTAATTAACAAATGATTGATAGTATTAATTTCTGTTAAAGTTAAAATTATTAATTTTCTACCTGCATTTTGTTTATTTTTTTGAACTTGATTCAATATTTCTAATGGTAATAAGTTTTGATTTAATAATTTACAAACTCTGTGTACAGTTGATTTACTATAATCAATTGCTTTTGCTATTTTACGAATAGAAAATCCATAACTTTTATATTCTTTTATTGCTATTATTGATTCAATAGTCAGATACTTATACATTGTGCTAATTCCTTTCTTTTCTTAATTATAGAATTAACACAATTTGTTTTTTATATAAGTGTCCTTTTTAATTTTACATTTCAGGAAAATTAAAAGATTACTAAATATAATATTGAAATTGAAAGGACTACATAATGACTTGTCTTATTTGTGAAAAACTAATTAGCCCCGAAGAACTAAAAGAATTAAAGGAGCAATATCATCACTTAATACAAATCCACGAAAATAAACTTTTACAAACTCATTTCCAATGTGCAGGTGATGGTATCATATACTAATAAAATGAACCACGGATTACTCCGTGGTTCATTTTCATTGTACTTAATACTATAATTTAGTTCCTTTAAAAAATTTTCCAGCAGCGATTTCTGCATTAATTCGTTTTTTAAATACTAATAAATAAACCATTGGTAATACCACACTACCACCAATAAAATTACCTAACAATGTTGGTAGCATATTCATTATTGAAAATGTTCCAAAATCTTGACCAACCATACCATTATTTAAAAATAAACCAGTCATTCAAACATAAGCATTAGCAACAATATGTTGAAAACCAGAAATTCCAAATGCT from Spiroplasma endosymbiont of Lonchoptera lutea harbors:
- a CDS encoding IS30 family transposase; protein product: MYKYLTIESIIAIKEYKSYGFSIRKIAKAIDYSKSTVHRVCKLLNQNLLPLEILNQVQKNKQNAGRKLIILTLTEINTINHLLITKNYALDIIADFLKKNKIKNISTKTLYNMFKTNRMGFDEKNLLRKGKNKPHKQKETRGRINNCKSIHERNLIIPNIKNIQEFGHLEGDTIVGKDHKSSIITLADIWSKTTIPLKTKNHKAESITQSIIKFISKLIPGTIKTITFDRGKEFSKWKLIEKNCNVKIYFADAGKPCQRGLNENNNGILRRYLPKSTDLSSYKQKDLNSIAFQINSTPRKSLSYKRPIDLIQLF
- a CDS encoding transposase: MGNKTSYSEEFKKQIVMLYKNDKSVINLGKEYNLPKPTIYSWIKNYNNSGSFKAKDNRTVEENELIYLRKENQQLRMENDILKQAALIIGKK